Proteins from a genomic interval of Kiritimatiellia bacterium:
- a CDS encoding squalene/phytoene synthase family protein: MNIRHQGKPTGAVTWTEDAWDALMESVRERALASNDPWRYVVRAARHVMRSFTTGFFMVSRFLPAPKRDRVEVIYAAVRYPDEVVDTLAIAPEEKLRRLDEWAAGYDRGLACGDLRSALEARVPCFVAGFAQVIQSCRIPPVFYHEFLDAMRRDVRPRPFQDLDDLIETYVYGSAVVVGYFLAHVYGAASADRWGEALSCARELGIALQLTNFARDVVEDDGRGRRYVPVSHLRNGDWESPAGRRAAVRRLAEDAERRYAEAARRLDAFAEDSRIAIRACINVYGALNRAILRAPDAGGRRLSVPFHQKWRVLPCSKYWILPRAYLQPSGIGE, translated from the coding sequence ATGAACATACGCCACCAGGGAAAACCGACGGGTGCGGTCACTTGGACCGAGGATGCGTGGGACGCACTGATGGAGTCCGTTCGCGAACGGGCGCTGGCATCGAACGACCCGTGGCGGTACGTCGTGCGGGCGGCGCGGCATGTGATGCGGTCCTTCACGACGGGCTTTTTCATGGTCAGCCGGTTTCTGCCGGCTCCGAAGCGGGACCGGGTTGAAGTGATCTATGCCGCGGTTCGCTATCCAGACGAGGTGGTCGACACGTTGGCGATTGCGCCGGAGGAGAAGCTGAGGCGGCTCGACGAATGGGCGGCGGGCTATGATCGCGGACTCGCCTGCGGGGATCTGCGATCCGCGCTCGAGGCGCGGGTGCCGTGTTTCGTCGCGGGCTTTGCGCAGGTGATCCAGAGCTGCCGGATTCCGCCGGTGTTTTACCACGAGTTTCTCGATGCGATGCGCCGGGATGTCCGGCCGCGGCCGTTTCAGGACCTTGACGATCTGATCGAGACGTACGTCTACGGCAGCGCGGTGGTGGTGGGCTATTTTCTCGCGCATGTGTATGGGGCCGCCTCGGCCGATCGTTGGGGCGAGGCGCTCAGCTGTGCGCGTGAGCTCGGCATTGCGCTGCAGCTGACCAATTTTGCCCGCGACGTGGTTGAGGACGATGGGCGGGGCCGGCGGTATGTGCCGGTCAGCCATCTGCGGAACGGCGACTGGGAGTCGCCGGCGGGGCGACGGGCGGCGGTGCGCCGGCTCGCGGAGGATGCGGAGCGGCGCTATGCCGAGGCGGCCCGGCGACTCGACGCGTTTGCGGAGGATAGTCGCATCGCGATCCGTGCCTGCATCAATGTCTATGGAGCGCTGAACCGGGCGATTCTGCGGGCGCCGGACGCGGGCGGTCGCCGGCTCTCGGTGCCGTTCCACCAGAAGTGGCGCGTGTTGCCATGTAGCAAGTACTGGATACTTCCTCGCGCCTACCTGCAGCCATCCGGCATCGGCGAATGA
- a CDS encoding heparinase II/III family protein, with product MRRRTVRRSTVFLLLSVSLVRTGAAAGIVRQGPATSRSELLAALDLELPELAAVQQAVRRGDEREAATALVRHLRTRSRPRWPVDPFAVGHSTNASVSRARAVLRNRFESIGIVWQFGETVDWGFNPTTQPDSRWAANHEWTWQLNRHRAWLDLASAYYETGDEQYARKLAELIRDWIRSCPPPTDRADNGPGSKWRTIEAGIRCGTIWPAVWPRVLASRSFDEETWLLWLASWVDHARYLMRFKTSGNWLTMEANGLYHVGALFPEFRDAALWRAAALERLAAELDAQVYPDGAQIELAPGYHSVSLCNFLGPVESVSRTGFEVPPGYVEKLERMYDYLLSSMQPTRRMPPFNDSSEGDVARYFETAVRLFPHRRDFRWLWTDGREGEPPPAPTRCLRYAGQVFFRSGWERDAVWLGFDAGPFGYGHQHEDKLNVILTAYGAPLLVEGGVYTYDASIWRRWVLSSRAHNVVLMDGLEQNRRKSPRQTWVVREPVALRFATNAEVAVAEAAYDEGWGREARRLAVHRRRVVHLLPDLFVVHDRLTPMDTTAHRYEALFHLDAADAVVSGLWVRTVRSGPNLSLVAYGADRVDVIRGQTNPVVLGWLPAPSRGYGAMRPIPTVVFQRVAEGPVELTFVLRPAPAETVDPPPRSVRVAEQELEIELADGRRRAVRWEWSEPPGQ from the coding sequence ATGCGACGGCGAACAGTGCGCAGGTCCACGGTTTTTTTGCTGTTGTCGGTGTCGCTGGTCCGTACGGGTGCTGCAGCGGGGATTGTGCGCCAGGGACCGGCGACTAGTCGCTCCGAGCTGCTGGCCGCGTTGGACCTTGAGCTACCCGAACTGGCGGCAGTTCAGCAGGCGGTCCGGAGGGGAGACGAGCGGGAGGCCGCCACCGCGCTGGTGCGCCACCTGCGCACCCGTTCACGACCCCGCTGGCCGGTGGATCCCTTCGCGGTTGGGCATTCCACGAATGCGTCGGTTTCGAGGGCTCGTGCGGTACTGCGAAACCGTTTCGAGTCGATTGGCATCGTGTGGCAGTTCGGCGAGACGGTCGACTGGGGGTTCAACCCGACCACTCAGCCCGACTCACGCTGGGCGGCCAACCACGAGTGGACTTGGCAGCTCAACCGGCACAGGGCGTGGCTCGATCTGGCGAGCGCGTATTACGAGACGGGAGACGAGCAATATGCCCGCAAGCTCGCCGAGCTCATCCGCGACTGGATCCGTTCGTGCCCGCCTCCCACCGACCGCGCAGACAATGGCCCCGGCTCAAAGTGGCGCACGATCGAAGCGGGCATACGATGCGGTACCATTTGGCCGGCGGTCTGGCCGCGCGTGCTGGCCTCTCGTTCGTTCGATGAAGAGACGTGGCTGCTGTGGCTGGCGAGCTGGGTGGATCACGCGCGGTACCTGATGAGGTTCAAAACCTCGGGGAACTGGCTCACGATGGAGGCGAACGGCCTCTATCATGTGGGCGCGCTGTTTCCGGAGTTCCGGGACGCTGCGCTGTGGCGAGCGGCCGCGCTCGAGCGGCTTGCGGCGGAACTGGATGCGCAGGTCTATCCGGACGGCGCACAGATCGAGTTGGCGCCGGGGTACCACTCGGTGAGTCTCTGCAACTTTTTGGGGCCGGTGGAGTCTGTTTCCAGGACCGGGTTCGAGGTTCCGCCGGGCTATGTCGAGAAGCTCGAACGAATGTACGACTACCTCCTCAGTTCGATGCAGCCGACGCGCCGAATGCCGCCATTCAATGATTCCTCCGAAGGCGACGTTGCACGTTATTTCGAGACGGCGGTGCGTCTGTTCCCGCACCGGCGGGATTTCCGCTGGCTGTGGACGGACGGTCGCGAGGGAGAGCCGCCGCCTGCGCCCACGCGGTGTCTGCGGTACGCCGGGCAGGTGTTTTTCCGCAGCGGTTGGGAGCGGGACGCGGTGTGGCTGGGCTTTGATGCGGGACCCTTCGGCTATGGCCATCAGCACGAGGACAAGCTGAACGTGATCCTCACCGCCTACGGCGCGCCGCTGCTGGTCGAGGGTGGCGTCTACACCTACGACGCGAGCATCTGGCGGCGTTGGGTTCTTTCGAGCCGGGCGCACAACGTGGTGCTCATGGACGGTCTCGAACAAAATCGGCGCAAGTCGCCCCGCCAAACCTGGGTCGTCCGCGAGCCCGTCGCCCTGCGCTTCGCGACGAACGCGGAGGTCGCAGTCGCGGAGGCGGCCTACGATGAAGGGTGGGGACGGGAGGCGCGCCGGCTCGCGGTGCACCGACGCCGGGTTGTTCATCTGCTGCCGGACCTCTTCGTTGTCCATGACCGTCTCACGCCGATGGACACCACGGCCCATCGTTACGAGGCGCTGTTTCACCTCGATGCTGCGGATGCGGTGGTCTCTGGACTGTGGGTGCGCACGGTTCGATCGGGGCCGAACCTGAGTTTGGTCGCCTATGGGGCCGATCGCGTCGACGTCATCCGCGGTCAGACCAATCCGGTGGTGCTGGGGTGGCTACCGGCCCCATCGCGCGGATATGGTGCGATGCGTCCCATTCCAACTGTCGTGTTCCAGCGCGTCGCCGAGGGACCCGTGGAGCTGACCTTTGTGCTCCGTCCCGCCCCTGCCGAGACGGTGGACCCACCGCCCCGCTCGGTTCGCGTCGCGGAGCAGGAGCTGGAAATCGAGCTGGCGGATGGCCGGCGCCGCGCTGTTCGCTGGGAGTGGTCCGAGCCGCCGGGCCAGTGA
- a CDS encoding 8-oxo-dGTP diphosphatase yields MSGSWPRPGTSEWTRWWSGWVPRERATLMLVRRDGALLLIEKKRGLGAGKVNAPGGRVEPGESEADAAVRETMEEVGVRPLAPEYRGRLRFQFTDGFSIEAAIFVSGSAEGGAVETAEARPFWTPIEAIPYERMWADDPLWLPKVLAGETVDGRFVFDGDQMLAYEVQTVPAVQGGRTAPA; encoded by the coding sequence GTGAGCGGCTCGTGGCCACGTCCTGGGACCTCCGAGTGGACCCGGTGGTGGTCAGGGTGGGTGCCGCGCGAGCGTGCAACCCTCATGCTGGTGCGCCGCGACGGCGCCCTGCTGCTGATCGAAAAAAAACGCGGACTCGGGGCGGGGAAGGTCAATGCGCCAGGTGGCCGCGTTGAGCCGGGCGAGTCCGAGGCTGACGCGGCGGTCCGCGAAACGATGGAAGAAGTAGGCGTGCGGCCACTGGCCCCGGAATACCGCGGCCGGCTGCGCTTTCAGTTCACGGACGGTTTTTCCATCGAGGCGGCCATCTTCGTTTCCGGGTCCGCGGAAGGAGGGGCGGTGGAAACCGCAGAAGCCCGGCCGTTCTGGACTCCTATCGAAGCCATTCCCTACGAACGCATGTGGGCGGACGATCCTCTTTGGCTGCCGAAAGTTCTTGCGGGGGAAACGGTGGACGGCCGTTTTGTGTTCGACGGCGACCAGATGCTGGCATATGAGGTACAGACGGTGCCCGCTGTGCAGGGAGGGCGAACGGCGCCCGCGTGA
- a CDS encoding GNAT family N-acetyltransferase, with amino-acid sequence MITIREGRPEDLLEIVKLDGELMEFDRTFDATLDLDWPNSESARAFYTDRLARREGIALLAEDGGRVIGYLLGCLESTAEYSVPETAAVIECLFVRPSSRGQGVGRQLVERFEEWARASGAHRLRVAVSAANRGALRFYRRQGFRLFDVVLDKLIGGGRPAGSGG; translated from the coding sequence GTGATCACCATCCGCGAAGGGCGGCCAGAAGACCTGCTCGAGATCGTCAAACTGGACGGCGAGCTCATGGAGTTCGACCGCACGTTTGACGCGACGTTGGACCTTGACTGGCCAAACAGCGAGTCTGCCCGCGCGTTCTACACCGACCGGCTCGCCCGGCGGGAGGGTATCGCCCTGCTGGCGGAGGACGGGGGGCGCGTGATCGGTTACCTGCTAGGATGTCTGGAAAGCACGGCGGAGTATTCCGTGCCCGAGACGGCGGCTGTCATCGAGTGTCTGTTCGTGCGGCCATCCAGTCGCGGCCAGGGGGTCGGGCGCCAGCTGGTGGAGCGCTTCGAGGAGTGGGCGCGCGCGTCGGGGGCGCACCGGTTGCGAGTGGCGGTCTCGGCGGCCAACCGCGGCGCACTTCGTTTCTACCGCCGGCAGGGATTCCGGCTGTTCGACGTCGTGCTCGACAAACTGATCGGTGGCGGCCGTCCCGCGGGCTCAGGGGGCTAG
- a CDS encoding site-2 protease family protein, producing MSGLFFTRLFEAPWEYLAWVLIVMFSVCVHEFAHAWFAVRRGDSTAAELGHLCLDPARQMGIQAILMLLIFGLTWGAVQVSPRRLRPLDRVLVSLAGPVANLLLMVAFSAASALLLRWTPQIRVEGAPWLLAYAARANATLALLNLLPLPPLDGWGVVEALVPRLEDAAERAGSLLAWLALAVIFLTPAGVLIWVGGARLASATLALLV from the coding sequence ATGAGCGGCCTCTTTTTCACGCGGCTCTTTGAAGCGCCTTGGGAGTATCTGGCGTGGGTCTTGATCGTGATGTTCTCGGTCTGCGTCCACGAATTTGCGCACGCATGGTTCGCAGTGCGGCGCGGGGACAGCACCGCGGCCGAGCTGGGCCATCTCTGCCTGGATCCGGCCCGCCAAATGGGCATTCAAGCAATTCTGATGTTGCTGATATTTGGTCTGACCTGGGGCGCGGTGCAGGTCAGCCCCCGGCGGCTGCGCCCCCTCGATCGCGTGCTGGTCTCCCTGGCCGGCCCGGTCGCCAATCTGCTGTTGATGGTGGCGTTTTCTGCGGCCTCCGCGCTCCTGTTGCGTTGGACGCCTCAGATTCGGGTGGAGGGAGCACCCTGGCTTCTTGCCTATGCGGCGCGTGCGAACGCGACGCTCGCGCTCCTGAACCTCCTGCCGCTACCGCCGCTGGATGGGTGGGGGGTGGTGGAGGCGCTGGTGCCCCGGCTGGAGGACGCGGCCGAGCGTGCGGGCAGCCTGCTTGCATGGCTCGCACTGGCGGTGATTTTTCTGACGCCTGCGGGCGTGCTCATCTGGGTGGGCGGTGCCCGTCTGGCGTCCGCGACGCTGGCGTTGCTGGTCTAG
- a CDS encoding rhodanese-like domain-containing protein, whose amino-acid sequence MWPFRRSSPELPTVQPEELVAAMQGEEPPLVFDVRTPAEFAAGHIPGAVNLPHTEVARRGVGEPGWRGRRIVVTCAHGGRARAVAAALRDLGCRDVRLLEGHMSRWCAEGRPLKSGGSE is encoded by the coding sequence ATGTGGCCGTTTCGCCGCTCCTCCCCGGAACTTCCGACCGTCCAGCCGGAGGAGCTGGTCGCCGCAATGCAGGGGGAGGAGCCACCGCTGGTGTTCGACGTGCGCACGCCGGCCGAGTTCGCCGCCGGTCACATTCCAGGGGCGGTGAACCTTCCGCACACGGAAGTCGCGCGACGGGGTGTCGGAGAACCGGGATGGAGGGGACGACGGATTGTTGTGACGTGTGCACACGGCGGCCGGGCTCGCGCGGTCGCGGCGGCGCTGCGCGACCTTGGGTGCCGAGATGTGCGTTTGCTGGAGGGACATATGAGCCGCTGGTGCGCTGAAGGGCGGCCCTTGAAATCCGGCGGCTCGGAATGA
- a CDS encoding DUF975 family protein: MEPTSSWYIAEDGQPIGPFPLEELLARARDGRLRPQQLVWQPEFGAEWRPAGTVQGLAAVFPAESRARAGTAGTTPNGEITRAARAALAGHWAEMVGITLLWIVIAAVVQGIGAVLEMAQPPVGSIAAFVLGVPFTLGWLRVLLNVADGRPARAADLFGGFVRWGAGLAAQLLVSVFLMLWSAAIVFLVGLLAALIFPALGAGFDPAGWRAAHGVVLAVVGGVIVAALLAVSLRYVLTLLVIADDASVGALQAVRRSVQLMRGRKWKFVRFVFRFFGWALLSLLSCGIGFLFLMPYAGVAMALWYRDALPPET, translated from the coding sequence ATGGAGCCCACTTCTTCATGGTACATTGCTGAGGACGGTCAGCCGATCGGTCCGTTCCCTCTGGAGGAGTTGCTGGCGCGCGCGCGGGATGGGCGGCTACGGCCGCAGCAACTGGTGTGGCAGCCGGAGTTCGGGGCGGAGTGGCGGCCAGCTGGCACGGTGCAGGGGCTTGCCGCGGTGTTCCCGGCCGAGTCGCGCGCGCGGGCGGGGACAGCGGGTACGACGCCCAACGGTGAGATCACCCGCGCCGCACGGGCCGCGCTAGCCGGCCATTGGGCGGAGATGGTCGGTATCACGTTGCTGTGGATCGTCATTGCCGCGGTGGTGCAGGGGATTGGTGCCGTTCTGGAGATGGCGCAGCCGCCGGTCGGTTCAATCGCGGCGTTCGTGCTGGGCGTGCCGTTCACGCTCGGATGGTTGCGGGTGTTGTTGAATGTGGCCGACGGCCGGCCGGCGCGGGCGGCCGACCTTTTTGGCGGGTTTGTCCGCTGGGGAGCCGGGTTAGCGGCACAGCTCCTGGTTTCTGTCTTTCTGATGCTGTGGTCCGCGGCGATTGTGTTTCTAGTGGGACTGCTGGCCGCGCTGATATTTCCGGCGCTCGGCGCCGGTTTCGATCCAGCCGGATGGCGCGCCGCGCACGGGGTTGTGCTGGCCGTGGTGGGGGGGGTGATTGTTGCAGCGTTGTTGGCGGTCTCGTTGCGGTACGTGCTGACCCTCTTGGTCATTGCGGACGATGCAAGCGTGGGCGCGTTGCAGGCGGTTCGTCGCAGCGTGCAGTTGATGCGAGGGCGAAAGTGGAAGTTTGTGCGGTTTGTGTTCCGGTTCTTCGGATGGGCGCTGCTGTCGTTGCTCAGCTGCGGTATCGGCTTTCTGTTTCTGATGCCGTACGCGGGTGTGGCGATGGCGCTCTGGTATCGGGACGCGCTGCCGCCCGAGACGTGA
- a CDS encoding 50S ribosomal protein L11 methyltransferase, which yields MWTVVTLLTATRCAPAVAKWARRKGGVEPVTLTRPRDPRAWVELYFPNRADAEAFRASARLHDKILAVGVRTERLRDWSRAVRHHFGPVCIGNRLRIVPAWQPGRHSARIPEIRLEPGAGFGTGQHFTTRFCLERIVAHCHRHPRPRSLLDLGTGSGILALAAARLGVRRVVGVDNDAEALAAAAANARRNGLDRRVRWLRADLRDGLPRRRFDLVAANLYGAVLICAARHLSQITDRALIVSGARESEADRVADALRATGLREVLRDGDGVWCGMEFVPGGELSAAERAE from the coding sequence ATGTGGACCGTCGTGACGCTGCTGACCGCCACTCGGTGCGCACCGGCCGTGGCAAAGTGGGCTCGGCGCAAGGGGGGTGTGGAGCCGGTTACGTTGACGCGGCCGCGCGACCCCCGCGCGTGGGTTGAACTCTACTTCCCAAACCGTGCCGACGCCGAGGCGTTTCGTGCGAGCGCCCGGCTCCACGACAAGATCCTCGCGGTCGGCGTGCGGACGGAACGCCTCCGCGACTGGAGCCGTGCCGTCCGGCACCATTTCGGGCCGGTGTGCATCGGCAATCGCCTCCGCATCGTTCCGGCATGGCAGCCCGGACGGCACTCCGCTCGGATCCCGGAGATCCGCCTGGAACCGGGGGCCGGCTTCGGCACAGGTCAGCACTTCACTACCCGGTTCTGCCTCGAGCGGATTGTCGCACACTGTCACCGGCATCCCCGACCGCGGAGTCTGCTCGATCTCGGCACTGGCAGCGGCATCCTCGCACTCGCCGCCGCGCGACTCGGTGTGCGGCGTGTCGTCGGTGTGGACAACGATGCCGAGGCTCTCGCCGCAGCCGCCGCGAACGCTCGCCGCAACGGGCTGGATCGTCGGGTTCGATGGCTGAGGGCGGACCTCCGCGACGGGCTCCCGCGGAGGCGGTTCGACCTGGTGGCCGCCAATCTGTACGGAGCGGTGCTGATCTGCGCGGCGCGCCACCTCTCGCAGATCACCGACCGCGCACTGATCGTCAGCGGTGCTCGGGAGAGCGAAGCCGACCGCGTCGCCGACGCCCTTCGCGCAACCGGCCTTCGCGAAGTTCTGCGCGATGGTGACGGAGTCTGGTGCGGAATGGAGTTCGTGCCCGGCGGGGAGCTCAGCGCTGCTGAGCGGGCCGAATGA